The Candida dubliniensis CD36 chromosome 2, complete sequence genome contains a region encoding:
- the GPD1 gene encoding NAD-dependent glycerol-3-phosphate dehydrogenase, putative, producing MYTTANNRLTQLTQILSPIVNDSDKSFAQYLLQNPTFAPNPESSLNPDKPFKIAIIGSGNWGTTIAKIVAENALARPHLFSHYVNMWVFEEKINGENLTQIINQRHENIKYLPGVKLPKNLIAQPDIVTAVKGADLIIFNLPHQFLPKILKQLKGNVPKTTRAISCLKGLEVSKDGCKLLSTYITEELGIVCGALSGANLAPEIARGKWSETTVAYKLPNDYRGAGKDIDKLVLKACFHRPYFHVNVIEDVAGVSVAGALKNVVALAVGFVEGLGWGDNAKAAIMRVGLLETIKFSETFFPQSQADTFTAESAGVADLITTCAGGRNVKVGRYMAETGVSAEEAEKKLLNGQSSQGIVTAKEVHELLTYVDKLEEFPLFEATYQIAFGSESIENLPNLLNTHA from the coding sequence ATGTATACCACTGCTAATAACCGTTTAACTCAATTGACACAAATCTTACTGCCAATAGTCAATGATTCTGATAAATCATTTGCtcaatatttattacaaaATCCAACTTTTGCTCCTAATCCAGAATCATCTTTAAATCCCGATAAACCATTTAAAATTGCTATTATTGGATCAGGTAATTGGGGGACTACCATTGCTAAAATTGTTGCTGAAAATGCTTTAGCCAGACCTCATTTATTCAGTCATTATGTTAATATGTGGgtatttgaagaaaaaattaatggaGAAAATTTAACtcaaattataaatcaacgtcatgaaaatattaaatatttaccTGGAGTTAAATTACctaaaaatttaattgctCAACCTGATATTGTTACTGCGGTAAAAGGAGCtgatttgattatatttaatttacctcatcaatttttacctaaaattttaaaacaattgaaaggTAATGTTCCTAAAACTACTAGAGCTATATCTTGTTTGAAAGGTTTAGAAGTTAGTAAAGATGGttgtaaattattatccaCTTATATTACTGAAGAATTAGGTATTGTATGTGGAGCTTTACTGGGAGCTAATTTAGCTCCAGAAATTGCTCGTGGTAAATGGTCAGAAACTACTGTGGCTTATAAATTACCTAATGATTATCGTGGTGCTGGtaaagatattgataaattagtATTAAAAGCTTGTTTCCATCGTCCATATTTCCATGTTAATGTTATTGAAGATGTAGCTGGTGTTTCAGTGGCGGGGGCTTTGAAAAATGTTGTTGCCTTAGCCGTAGGATTTGTTGAAGGTTTAGGTTGGGGTGATAATGCTAAAGCCGCAATTATGAGAGTAGGATTATtagaaacaattaaattttcAGAAACGTTTTTCCCCCAATCTCAAGCTGATACTTTTACTGCTGAATCTGCTGGTGTAGCTGATTTAATTACAACTTGTGCTGGTGGTAGAAATGTTAAAGTTGGTAGATATATGGCAGAAACTGGTGTTTCTGCTGAAGAAgcagaaaagaaattattaaatggtCAAAGTTCTCAAGGTATAGTGACTGCTAAAGAAGTCCATGAATTATTAACTtatgttgataaattggaaGAATTCCCATTATTTGAAGCTACTTATCAAATTGCCTTTGGTTcagaatcaattgaaaatttaccAAACTTGTTAAATACTCATGCTTAA
- a CDS encoding transcriptional regulator met32 (methionine-requiring protein 32) (Similar to S. cerevisiae MET31) — protein MQNTNPNNNNSSSQNTSDNRQRQGNQYQSVKLPPLQYQFNTHESIVLPSQQPKRGRGEHFNSQFQQNIISRPILLSSSRDINTTTSTTNIPITLPSSTNSNSQITSSSNSRMFSPNPVSPLYPVVTTPSSALSPPQHHHQHQQQSHKKFKTSNSGPNTPVTGSGIGSPSTVSYLANSANISYTRSQPLKDNNQTASTTTTNNNNNNTTIENEDQKFFRLAKEALVATAKGVKTSHSNNKFGNTFKIGMDHSENNQSDGNETVVDSTIEDLLRRLQYASAPHGNPIGQISARQTNSKGLLDVQNEYSNFPDLHNNNFFRNSVTTTTTDSKVKNNSKFSSNHHHPSGNEPGWSFLIDEPSTKATSSVVSNTTPSTITTNIIPESESKLKRESSITSIINPSTTTDINSTTNNDSKKTSTKNRKYSQDPTRKFPCDKCPMSFRRSSDLKRHEKQHLTIPPNICQFCGKGFARKDALKRHIGTLTCKRNADKKLYIDNLNYLNNPSQDEEEEEEDEDEDDDGEGRLCKKRRKSNQTIKEERDDDEEEDDDDEDEVKREFPTYGYQQN, from the coding sequence ATGCAAAATACTAACcctaacaataataatagtagcAGTCAGAATACTAGTGATAATCGACAACGACAAGgtaatcaatatcaatctGTTAAACTACCTCCATtacaatatcaatttaataCTCACGAATCGATAGTATTACCTTCACAACAACCTAAACGAGGCCGAGGTGAACATTTTAATTCACAGTTTCAACAGAATATAATTTCAAGaccaatattattactgAGCTCTCGTGATATCAACACCACCACTTCTACTACTAATATACCTATAACTTTGCCCAGTAGTACTAATTCTAATAGTCAAATCACTTCCAGTAGCAATTCAAGAATGTTTTCACCTAATCCTGTGAGTCCCTTATATCCAGTAGTTACTACTCCATCATCAGCATTATCACCACCAcagcatcatcatcaacatcaacaacaatcacataaaaaattcaaaaccTCAAATTCAGGTCCTAATACTCCAGTCACTGGTAGTGGAATTGGATCTCCTAGTACTGTTAGTTATTTGGCAAATTCAGCTAATATTAGTTACACCAGAAGTCAACCATTAAAAGATAACAACCAAACGGCTTCGACAACAAccactaataataataacaacaacacaacaattgaaaatgaagacCAGAAGTTTTTTCGATTGGCAAAGGAAGCATTAGTAGCTACTGCTAAGGGAGTGAAAACCAGCCATTCTAATAACAAATTTGGTAATACTTTTAAAATTGGTATGGATCATAGCGAGAATAACCAAAGTGATGGAAATGAAACTGTAGTTGATTCTacaattgaagatttattaaGAAGATTACAATATGCTAGTGCTCCTCATGGTAATCCTATAGGTCAAATAAGTGCACGTCAAACTAATTCTAAAGGATTACTTGATGTACAAAATGAATATTCCAATTTCCCAGATTTAcataataacaattttttccGTAATTCtgttaccaccaccactactgATTCCAAAGTCAAGAATAATAGTAAGTTTAGTAGtaaccatcatcatccatCAGGAAATGAACCAGGATGGagttttttaattgatgaaccATCAACAAAAGCAACATCAAGTGTTGTTTCTAACACTAcaccatcaacaataacaaccaATATAATACCTGAATCagaatcaaaattgaaacgAGAATCAAGTATTACCAGTATTATCAACccctcaacaacaacagatATAAACTCCACAACTAATAACGACAGCAAAAAGACATCCAcgaaaaatagaaaatattCTCAAGATCCTACAAGGAAATTCCCCTGTGATAAATGTCCCATGTCATTTCGAAGATCTTCAGATTTAAAACGTCATGAAAAGCAACATTTAACTATCCCACCAAATATTTGTCAATTTTGTGGTAAAGGTTTTGCAAGGAAAGATGCTCTTAAGAGACATATTGGTACTTTGACATGTAAAAGAAATGCTGATAAGAAATTATATATTGacaatttaaattatctaaatAATCCAAGtcaagatgaagaagaagaggaggaggatgaagatgaagatgatgatggagAAGGTCGATTGTGTAAGAAGAGAAGGAAAAGtaatcaaacaatcaaagaagaaagagatgacgatgaagaagaagatgatgatgatgaggatGAAGTGAAACGAGAATTTCCAACTTATGGATATCAACagaattaa